In the Bacteroidota bacterium genome, TCGAGCAGCTCGAGGGATTAAAAAAAAAGCTGGCGGCGGGAAATAGCGATAGAGAGCCTTCGCCGGTGCAGAAAGCCGCCCCTCCGGCGATCGCTCCCGCGATCAGAGGGAGCGTCAAAGCCTCTCAGCCAAGCCTGCGGCCCGAACAGATCGTCCTTCCGGCGGCCCCGGTCCCTGAAATTATCCCTGCTCTGACCGGCCAACCCGCTCTTTCCATGACCCCCGTCGCGCGGCCGCTCCCCGCGGAGAGCCCGGCGGCCGACCGGATTTCGATCGACGAGGCCCAGGCGAAATGGCCGGCCCTGGTCGCGGAAGTGTGCAAGAAACGAATCGCCGTCGGGACGATGCTGGGTGAAACGGCCCTGGTCGGAGTCGGCGGCGGCAGCCTCAAGATTTCCTGCCCCGACGATTTTCACCTCGACCAGTTGATGCGCAATCGCCAGTTCATCACCGACCTTGCGCAGAATATCTACGGCGCGAAGGTCCGGCTCGATACCATCCTGGCAAATGCCCGGTCCCGTGAGTCCACCGCTCCGGCACATACTGCTGAAACGAAGCCCTCCGAACAACCCGCCTCAGCCACCGTCGGCGAGCACCCCATCGTCCAGGCCCTCATACGGGAGTTCGGCGCGAGGGAAATAAGCTAGTTGTATCACCCTCTCTAATAGAGAGAAGCAATTTCGGTTTTTCCAGTCACTCTCGCGCCCACCTCGATTTCTTCCGCCCCCCCGTCAGGCCCGGCTTCAATTTGATCGGGTAAATCGTCATTTCAGTGACCTGTATCACAAATTTCGAACGCCGCTCCCAATAAATTTGGGTACCGACTCGCGGAGGGCGCGACTCACTCTTTAGTGAGTTTGATTGTTGGGAGACCACCTCGGTCTCAATTCCGTTCTCTCCCTCAAGCACAGTCAGAAAGTTTGATCCACTAAGGCAATTTTCCCTCTTCGCGGCATTCGTCTGACCTTTTTCAGATGAGGTGTCTCCGCGAAGATTAAACCAACAAAGCTCAAATGTGATTTGGGTGCTTCATTGACCTTGTCACGTTACGATGGAAGGGCTCAAGACATGAATACTTGTAGACGATTTTGTGGCTCTCTTTTTGTTCTAACCGTCCTCGCCGCCATTTTCACTTCAGCGGCATTTCCTCAGGCCACACTCACCAGCAACAAATCGGATTACGCTCCGGGGGACACAGCGGCGCTTACGGGCTCGGGTTTTTCAGCAGGTGAAAGTGTCCAACTGCTGGTCGGGCACGCCGACGGCACGTTTGACAACGATACAAGCACCGCACACCAGCCGTGGCAAGTGACTTCCGATGAGAACGGTTCCTTTGAGACAACCTGGATCGTCCCACCCGATCAGGACGAGGCTGGTGCATTTCTCAAAGCAACCGCAGACGGGCAGACGTCCGGTTTGCACGCGGAATTATTCTTTACGGATAATGTTTCCGTAACGAACGGCTCCGGGGGAGCGCCCGGCGCGGGGGGGACGAATCTCTCCGCCGATCTCGCGGCAAACGGCGCGGCGCAGGCATACACGACGCTGGGCAACATCGTCATTACCGAACAATCGAACGGCGATTTCGCCAATTCCAGCGGCGCAAGCAGAACGTTGATACTTACCGCTCCGAGCGGGTGGCGGTTCAATGCAGGCGTGGGGAATGTGGCCGCGGCAAACAGCAAAGATATCGTCAACGGCAGCGAGAGCATTGTGATCGGGTCTACAACCCTGACAGTTACCTTCGCGGTCAACGGCACCAGCAAAACCGACGTTCTAACCATCAGCGGCATCCAGGTACAGGCGACTGACGGCGGAGCCATTCCATCCTCCGGGAGTATCTACCGCGACACGACCAACCGGGGCACTGAGAGTATCGCAGGCATTCTTTCAACTTCGAACACCAGCGGATCGGGCGGAACCAACTTCGGCTCCCTCTCTCAGGCAGTCGGTGCCCGGCGTCTCTATACCGTTTTGCCCGCCCAGACATTTACAGACGCAGCGACTCTTCCCGGAAGCGGCATCACAGGAACTCCCACCAACCAAACTGCCGGAGTCTCGTTCAACCTCACGAGTCTTGTGGTTGCAGATCGTGAATTCAACATTGACAACTCTTACGGGAGTGCAAGTCCCAAGACCATTTCCTACAGCGGACCGGGCGGCACCCCGACTTATACCACCTCCGTAACGTTTCCGGCCGGGAGCGGCGTTTCAACCACGACGCTCGCCACAACGCTGAGGAAGGCGGAAACAACGGCAATCACCGCCACGGACGGCACGGTAACCGGTTTGGCAAGTTCAAATTTCACAGTCAATAGCAACACTGTCACCAAGCTCCAAATACTCCTGCCCGGCGAAACGGCTGCGCCAGGCACGACCACGGGGCCGACCCCGGGCAAGACCGGCACACCCACGACGCAGACGGCGGGCACAGCGATCAGCAGCGGCATCATCGTCAATGCGGTGGACGATAATTGGAACCGCGTCAACAGCTCCAATCCTGATGTCACGATCACAAGCTCGGATGCCGGCGCGGTGATCTCCGATGATAACGGCGCGACGGCGGGCAACATAACCTTATCGGGCGGAACCGACACGTTGGCCAGTTTCAATTTTCAAACCCCGGGCACTCAGACTGTCACATCGACCGACGCTGCTGCCACACTCTCCGCAAACACCAGCGCAAATATCACCGTAAACAAGGCCGCATCTGCCACGACAGCCGGTTCATCGGTTAATCCCTCTGTTTTCGGCCAGCTTGTTACCTTCAGCACCACGGTCAGCGGCACCATCGGAACCCCAACCGGAACGGTCACTTACAAAGATGGTGGGACCACAATCGCGACGAAATCGTTAAATGGATCGGGACAGGCTACATTCGACACAAGCGGTTTGGTGGCCGGCTCGCATTCGATCACGGTGACGTACAATGGCGACTCCAAATACCTCGCGAGCATTTCGTCCGCAGTTAATCAGAATGTGAATAATGCGAACACTACGACCGGCCTGACGTCATCCCTCAACCCGTCATGCTCCGGCCAGTCAGTGACGTTTACCGCCACCGTGACACCCGTGGCGCCGGGTGGCGGTACGCCGGATGGCAATGTCGACTTCAAGGATGGCACCACGGTTATCGGCAACAACATCGGGCTGAGCGGAGGGCAGGCAACCTTTACTACCTCTGCCCTTTCGGCGGCGGCCCATTCGATGACGGCCGTCTACAAACCGCTTGCCCAAAGCAGCTTCAATGCCAGTACGTCGACAGTAGTGACGCAGACGGTTAATGCCACCCCAAGCGCGAGCATTACCGCCGCCTCAAATGTCTGCGCCAACGCGATCGGGAACGTTGCCTCAGTGCCTGATGCCGGGGTCGGCGCCACCTATTCCTGGTCGATCACAGGAGGCACCATCACTGCTGGATCCGGGACGAACAGCATTACGTATACCGCGGGGAGCGTCTCGCCTGTGACAATCAAGGATACAGTATCCAACACAAGCGGCTGCACTGCGAGTTCATCACTCACGGCGACGGTGAATCCTAATCCGACGGCGAATGCGGGAACGGACAAGACCATTTGCAGCGGAGGTTCCACTGCGATTGGCGGCAGTCCGACCGCCACCGGAGGCACTTCGCCCTACACCTACAGTTGGAGTCCTGCAACCAACCTTAGCAGCTCGACGGTGGCGAATCCCACGTCCTCTACGACGATTACCAGGACCTACACGGTCACCGTGACAGACTCCAAGGGCTGCACATCGAGTTCTTCGATGACTGTGAACGTCAATCCAAGCCCGACAGTTTCGGTAAACAGTGCGGAAGTTTGCTCGGGAAATTCAGCCACATTGACCGCAACACCGAGCGGCGGTACAGGCGCCGTTACGTACGCCTGGAGTACCGGGGCGACAACATCGACAATCAGCAGAAGTACGGCAGGCACCTACAGCGTAACGGTGACTGATACGAAGGGGTGTACTGGCTCAGGCTCCGGCACACTTACGGTCGATCCGAATCCGACGGTCACAGTCAATAATCCGTCTGTGTGCCAGGGAAGTTCAGCAACGCTAACGGCGACGCCGGCAGGCGGAACAGGTTCGAAGACGTTCGCGTGGAGCACCGGCGCCACGACGTCAACGATCAGCACGGGCACGGCTGGCACCTATTCGGTGACGGTCACCGATACAAAGGGGTGTACGGGCTCCGGCTCGGGCACGCTGGCAGTCAATCCCCTTCCCACCGCGAACGCGGGTTTGAATCAGACAATCTGCAACGGCAGCCCGACAACAATCGGTGGAAGCCCCACAGCCAGCGCCGGCACAGCTCCATATTCCTACGGTTGGAGCCCAACCACCGGCCTTACCGGTCCGACGACTGCCAATCCTACGGCTTCCCCGATCGCCACGACCACATATACCGTGACCGTGACCGATTCGAAGGGTTGCACCGCCACTTCTTCAATGACGCTGACAGTGAACGCAAGACCGACCGCGAGCGCCGGAACAAACCAAACCATTTGCAATGGCGCTTCAACGCCGATCGGAGGATCTCCCACAGCAACCCTCGGCTCTTCGCCTTACACATACAGTTGGAGCCCAACCACCGGCCTCAGCAGCGCGACCGTGGCAAATCCAACGGCATCGCCCACGACAACGACTCAGTACACAGTCACAGTTACGGACGCCAATGGATGCACCGGCACTGCTTCGACGACTATCACAGTCAACCAACCTCCCTCAATTTCGGGTCAGCCGGGCTCTAAGGCAGTTTGCGAAGGGACCTCGACGACTTTTTCGGTTACAGCAAGCGGAACGACCCTCACGTATCAGTGGCGGAAGAATGGACTTCCACTTACAAACGGCGGAGATTATTCGGGCGTACTAACAGCGACACTGTCTATCAATCCTGTTGCCCTAACCGATTCGGGTACCTACGATGTCGTGGTAAGCGGAGTTTGTCCTCCCTCACAGACCTCGAATCCCGCCATCTTAACGGTCAACCCATCGCCCGACGTGACGATTACCGCGCCATCCGCGGGCTGCACAGGTTCCACCGGGAACACTGCGTCAGTGCCTAATGCAGGCATCGGCGCAACCTATAACTGGAGCTTGAATTCGGGGACGATAACGGGTGGACAGGGGACACCGAGCATTACCTATACGGCCCCAGGCAACGGTAGTTCGTTCACCATTAGCGTCACAGTCACAAATTCTTTCGGATGCAGCAAAATAGGCAACCTGCCTGTGTCACTTTCCACCGGTGGTGCGAGTGTGGTAGGATGGAAGAATACTGCTCCCGTGGCATGGCAGACGAGCACGTTGCAGGCGACCGACGCGGTCTATGCAGAGGGTGCTACGATTCCATTCCAGTTAACACTGACCCAGCCCTGCGTAGATGGCGCCTGGAGCGTGACCCTTCAATACGATTTCCAGATCAATTCCACCGGATTGCACATCTTCGATTTTCTTAGCACGGCAAATGCAACCGAGTCGAGCGAAAACGGTCACGATTGCGATCCCAGCGGTTGTATAAATCCCCCAAACCTTTTCCCAATCCCCACCGACCCGGCGTTGTCTTACCAGATCCCCGGGAACTTCAAGGTATACAATGGGG is a window encoding:
- a CDS encoding Ig-like domain repeat protein; protein product: MNTCRRFCGSLFVLTVLAAIFTSAAFPQATLTSNKSDYAPGDTAALTGSGFSAGESVQLLVGHADGTFDNDTSTAHQPWQVTSDENGSFETTWIVPPDQDEAGAFLKATADGQTSGLHAELFFTDNVSVTNGSGGAPGAGGTNLSADLAANGAAQAYTTLGNIVITEQSNGDFANSSGASRTLILTAPSGWRFNAGVGNVAAANSKDIVNGSESIVIGSTTLTVTFAVNGTSKTDVLTISGIQVQATDGGAIPSSGSIYRDTTNRGTESIAGILSTSNTSGSGGTNFGSLSQAVGARRLYTVLPAQTFTDAATLPGSGITGTPTNQTAGVSFNLTSLVVADREFNIDNSYGSASPKTISYSGPGGTPTYTTSVTFPAGSGVSTTTLATTLRKAETTAITATDGTVTGLASSNFTVNSNTVTKLQILLPGETAAPGTTTGPTPGKTGTPTTQTAGTAISSGIIVNAVDDNWNRVNSSNPDVTITSSDAGAVISDDNGATAGNITLSGGTDTLASFNFQTPGTQTVTSTDAAATLSANTSANITVNKAASATTAGSSVNPSVFGQLVTFSTTVSGTIGTPTGTVTYKDGGTTIATKSLNGSGQATFDTSGLVAGSHSITVTYNGDSKYLASISSAVNQNVNNANTTTGLTSSLNPSCSGQSVTFTATVTPVAPGGGTPDGNVDFKDGTTVIGNNIGLSGGQATFTTSALSAAAHSMTAVYKPLAQSSFNASTSTVVTQTVNATPSASITAASNVCANAIGNVASVPDAGVGATYSWSITGGTITAGSGTNSITYTAGSVSPVTIKDTVSNTSGCTASSSLTATVNPNPTANAGTDKTICSGGSTAIGGSPTATGGTSPYTYSWSPATNLSSSTVANPTSSTTITRTYTVTVTDSKGCTSSSSMTVNVNPSPTVSVNSAEVCSGNSATLTATPSGGTGAVTYAWSTGATTSTISRSTAGTYSVTVTDTKGCTGSGSGTLTVDPNPTVTVNNPSVCQGSSATLTATPAGGTGSKTFAWSTGATTSTISTGTAGTYSVTVTDTKGCTGSGSGTLAVNPLPTANAGLNQTICNGSPTTIGGSPTASAGTAPYSYGWSPTTGLTGPTTANPTASPIATTTYTVTVTDSKGCTATSSMTLTVNARPTASAGTNQTICNGASTPIGGSPTATLGSSPYTYSWSPTTGLSSATVANPTASPTTTTQYTVTVTDANGCTGTASTTITVNQPPSISGQPGSKAVCEGTSTTFSVTASGTTLTYQWRKNGLPLTNGGDYSGVLTATLSINPVALTDSGTYDVVVSGVCPPSQTSNPAILTVNPSPDVTITAPSAGCTGSTGNTASVPNAGIGATYNWSLNSGTITGGQGTPSITYTAPGNGSSFTISVTVTNSFGCSKIGNLPVSLSTGGASVVGWKNTAPVAWQTSTLQATDAVYAEGATIPFQLTLTQPCVDGAWSVTLQYDFQINSTGLHIFDFLSTANATESSENGHDCDPSGCINPPNLFPIPTDPALSYQIPGNFKVYNGAITSAGIYTTALSGGMTSKLLTISGTASPTGDVVIVFGGHLARDNEWGAGKGAADISNGTYKMAFTNYSGGGGGGNVGVKSSGLIDIQTNADLSVTKTGTPNPVLPGNNITYSLVVNNAGPNSAASVSLVDSIPAGTTFVSVTTPAGWAASTPSVGGTGTVTWTKAKMDSTTSATFGLVTKVNSGSTGTIGNTASVSSTAADPNIADNSATATTSINSCTIPSITTNPSDAAVCAGSTASFSASATGNPTPSLQWQVSTNGGSTWTNTGSGTSPLSFTTSSGQNGNKYQAVFTNTCGTTTSNVATLTVNPNPTVSVNSPEVCSSALPATLTATPSGGTGSKTFAWSSGATTSTISTSTAGTYSVTVTDAKGCSGSGSGTLTVNPNPTVSVNSPEVCSSTLPATLTATPSGGTGALTYAWSTGATTSTISTSTAGTYSVTVTDTKGCAGSASGTLTANANPTVSVNSPEVCSSTLPATLAATPAGGTGAATYAWSTGATTSTISTSTAGTYSVTVTDTKGCTGSGSGTLTVNPNPTVSVNSPEVCSSTLPALLAATPAGGTGAATYAWSTGATTSTISTSTAGTYSVTVTDTKGCTGSGSGTLTVNPNPTVSVNSPEACSSTLPATLTATPAGGTGAATYAWSTGATTSTISTSTAGTYSVTVTDTKGCTGSGSGPLTVNPNPAVSVNSPEVCSSTLPATLTATPAGGTGAATYAWSTGATTSTISTSTAGSYSVTVTDAKGCTGSGSGTLTVNPNPTVSVNSPEVCSSTLPATLTATPSGGTGAATYAWSTGATTSTISTSTAGTYSVTV